The segment ACAGACGTACTGTCCTTCGGCATCCGGGGCAGGGTGGGCCAGCGAACCGGCATCCTTGCCGCCGGCACCGGTCGCTGCCCCATTGCCAGCACCTCCACCGAGCCCGTACCCGGCGCCCATCCGCTTGGGCACGTTCAGCATCGACTGCAGCAGGTGCTTCTTGTCCGGGAAGGCGCCGTAGTAGCTCGCGCCGGTCTCGTCCGGCATCATGTCGAGCGCGCCCGGGCTAAGGCTGGCCCGGCCAACCATGGTACCGGTGGTGGCCGCGGTCGACACCGCGGCTGATAGCTTCGGCGAGAACTTCCGGAACAGCTGGTCCATGCCGGCCAGGCTGGCGGGATGGTGCGGCGGATGGAGCCCGTGCATCGGCGGATACTTGCCGTACGCGTGCGGCGACGGCTGGGACGGCAGCGACGGCGCTGCCGTGTGCTGACCCCGACCGTCCTGGGGCGAGGGTGTGTCCCGCGGCAGCCCGGTCCCGAGGCCAAGCATGGCGTGCGCCTGCGGTCCGGCCGTAACGCCGTGGATCGGGTGTATGTCGTGGTAGAAGTAGGCGGTCGGTGAACAGGACGCCTTGATGCTGAGGTTGATCGCTTCGTTCAGCGCGGACATGGTGTCGGCCTGGAGCAGCACGGCCGGAAGCGAGCCGGCGGCTAGCGCCGTGGCGGCGGCCTGCGAGTTGGTGGCGGCACTCAGCAGCGCCTCACCGACCGTGAGCAGCCCCTTCTTGACGGATAGGTCGAGCGGCTGGTCGCCGGTTGCGTCCTGCCCGGTTACGACCGACGGTGCGCGGTCGGCGTGCAGCGGCGAGTTCGGCGTCCCTGCCGGGGCGACCGTCTGGCCGCCGGCCTGACCACCACCAGCTGCATACTGGCGACCGACACCGacaccaccactgccaccggTTACGCCCATCTTGCGCTCCCGGGATCGGTTGTTCTGGAACCACACCTGCACAACGCGCGCCTCCATCTTGACGTGCTGGGCGATCGCCTGGAACTCGTCCCGGCTCGGCTTGCTGTTGCGGGCGTAGTACTTTTTCAGCTCGTTCTGCTGCTCTTCTGAGATGGAGGTGCGGACGCGCACCTTGCCACTGCCACCCGGTCCACCGTGCGCTCCTCCGACACCGAGTGCACCGCCGGCCATGCCACCGTGCAGTCCGTACGCACCGCCGCAGTCGCCCTTGAGTGCGACCGTATCGTAGTCGGTGTCGTCGtcgctgcagctgctgttgctgctgttgccactgctactgctgctgatgccgCCGCCTCCGGCGATCGTACCCGGTGGCACACCGTTGCCCGTTTGTGCCAGCGCACCCGACGCGCTCATGAACGGGTTGAGTAACAGGGAGCGCTTGCAGAACATCCGCGCGTGCTGCAGCATCTCCGGCTCGGTCGCAAACTCCTCGCTGCAGTAGATGCAGTGCAGCAGGGCAGTGGACACCGAGGGCGAGAGGGAGGATGCGGCCGAGGGCGACGAGTAGTGCGCCCGTTCCATGTCTCGCTCGTTCAGTTTGGGCTCGTCGGACAGCTCCAGCGATGGGTCGATGGCAGTCTCCTCGGACGGTTCATCTTTCACGACGGACAGCGTGTCATGGCTGACAGATGACGTCAGCTGTTCTTgtgtctgctgttgctgctgctgttgctgctgctggtgctgctgcgacTCCATCGAGTTGGTAGACTCCATCGCTGGTTCGTCTAGTGGTTCCTGCTTGGGAAGCAGTGGCAAAATCAGCTTGCTCTCAGCAGATTGCTGCTCCTCGGGATATTCGCTCTTTTGTGGTTGGTGCGACGACTCCTCCCCATTCTGCTCCTCTACAGCGGAGCCATTGTCGGTGATTTTCTGGAGTGCATCCTCGTGAAAGGCGGCCGGAGACTGCCGACTACCGGCTGTGCTCGAGCCCATCACGACCTCAACCTTCTCCTCCGCGCAGCTTTCGTCCTCCTcgtgctcctcctcctcttcgtcgATCTCCATGCGTTCGGACGGGTTCTGTTGGGCGACACCTTCCGGCATCGTGACGACATCGATCGACGAAACAGGCCGCCGGGCCGATTCCGGCCGCTGctcatcctcgtcgccaaGCAGCGAGGTTGTggctggcggcggtggtggtggctgtggCGGTccctgctggtgctgctgctggtgctgctgctggtgcaggcCATCCTCCATAGGCTCGTGCGTTTCACTGTCAGTAGACGACGACGTCgactgtggctgctgctggaattGGTCAAACAGGCGCAGCACGTTCGGATCCCACATGGCCTGCATGTTGTGCATGGCGACGGCGAGCCAGGACGCCTGCTGTATCTTGGTGAGCAGCAGCGGGTCCACACCGCCTGGCTGCGGACCGATCGCGTCCAGCTCGTGCTTGGTCGCGGAGGAACAGGAGGAGGTGGGCGACGGTGACGTCACTAGGCGGAGTCGTCCGGCAATGTCCAGATCGCGATGGAGGGCCGCCTGCGGTCGCAGACCGATCGGCGAACGGCCAAGCCCACCAGCGCCTATCGCACCGGGATGCCCGTTCGGGATGCCGGTGAACCCGTTGCCACCGTGGAACGGGTACTGGGGCGATCGGTGGTTACTGTCACTGCCGCTACCGCTGTTGTTGGAGCTGTTGTTATTGTggctggtgctgttgttgttattgttgttgtggctgctactgttgttgttgttgttgttgttgttgtggttgagCCTGATGCCCATATTGATGCACTTTTTCGAGGTCATGTGGCTCGAGTAGGAACCGGAGTGCGAGAAGCGCTTGCCGCAGTTCGGGCAGACGAACGGCTTCTCGCCGGAGTGGATGCGCTTGTGCTCCTTCAGATGGTGCTTGAATTTGAACGCTTTATCACATTCGTTGCATTTGAATTTCCGCCGCTGCGACGATTCGTCGTGGGAGATCATGTGGCGCTGCAGTCTGTACACGTTGGCGAACGGTTTGTTGCACACCTTGCAGCTCTGTTTGAGAGACGGGGAGATAGAGAGACGGAGAGAGTCATTTGAGGAGGGTTCTGCCATGGCAACGAATAGTTTGAGTAGTTCCAAAAGGGGCGTCAAAAGCAGTGATTGCACATCTGTTTTGTACCATTACCCGTGTGGTGGTTCGGGTGACGAAGATGAAATAGAAGGCAAGAGGAATGGAATTTATTGACTCAACAAAGGAATGGATTTCCAATATGACTAGCGTTATATaattagaaaaagaaacatcggTAGTTAACAATTGCAAGGTTCATGAATAATAGCGATTTTGGTCATTGTGGTAATATAAAATACTGTCGAAGGCTTCGGAACTCTAGATATACAACAGCACACATATTTGATCAACTAATAGGAAACAAACGCGAGTGTTACTTTGATACGATATTATCTTCAGATATCAAGAGTAGTGACTAAGTCTGGAAGCTGTCAAATTGTTAGACTTAATTTCCAGAATAAATTGTTGGCTGAGGTTCGACCAAGATGATCTGTTTGGCTAACTGAGCAGTTGCAATAGGATTGAAATTATGAGACTCGCAACAAGGTTCTTTTGGCTTTTCCTTCCAAAAACTGGGAGACACTCAAGAAGAACTCCACGAAAGATGAATCGGAACGGAAATATCCAGAGATGTATGCAGGTAATTACTCAATATAGCCTACTGGCACAGTTTTGCCAGCGAAGTTTCGATGCTGCATTAGGAACACCGAAAGACCCGAAGACGCCTAACGACGCCTAAAACAAGGTATGCAGTGTGAGGCACGCGACGCGATGCTCGCACTGCGCAAACCACCTCATTGTCTGTCGGACCTGATTGACAGGGCACGTTGCGAGCTGTATTGGCTGGATCGTGCTGGGTAGGACCTGTCGCAGCCTGTGTCACTTTGTGAGCGGGCCAATGAGGAAGGTGTCATAGCGCAGTGACCGCCAGACGTTTAGAATGACCGATAATGCGTAACGCGGGAAGCAACCGGAGCGCATAAATAGATCTTCATGCGTGTGCATCATTCGGAAGCATATTTGGCCGTTACCTAACCTAACCTTCCCGGGCAGCAAAACTTTCCCCGAAGCGGCACGGAAAGCACCGTGGCCTTTCCCCTCCCCGAGGGCTTCTCATTGCCCGTGCAAGTGCGGTAAACAAATTTGTATTcaatcacaaaaaaagaagagtgaAGAATACGACTGGCAATAAGAAAAGGGGAAGGCGAACACCAActgacgacgacggcgacaacGGTTGAACAAAACAGACCGGATTGATCCCAAAATTAGTGCTTCCACTTCGGGGCGCTTCGTTCTTCAACGGCATTCGGTTTCCACACATGTGTGCCGGCAGTAGTCGACGCTGCCTCCACAGCCAGAGGACGGCGAAGCGCGCAAACCGGCGGCCTAGCAGAATACCGCACCGAGACAGCGAGTTGTATGCGTGCGGAGGGGAGTAGAGAAAATATATTGCAGTCATTTCTTTAGCGGAGGCTACTACACGGCCGTAAGGTAAAAATATCATCACGTGGTTGCGACTCGGCTTTGCTGctaaacacagcacagcaaccTCTGGTGTGATTACcacatgtgagtgtgtgtgtgtgccggagAGTGTACTGCCAGCTTCCGGTGTGTAATTGAAGATGCATCTCTGATTGGTGTTCGCACTTAGGGCTCTCTAATGGAGAGCCATAAAATCTGTGGTTTCCTCCAAGCATTTCTCTCACCCAAGAATTGGCGAAGTGATGCTTGGTGCGGATTTTAAtcgctgtgttttgtttatgccGCAGCGCGACGCTTCTGCTGGCTTGTTGGTGTATTACATTTTAGAGGACTGCTGTAGAAGAAGCCCACCGAGTGGTCatcccgagagagagagagatagagagagagaggaagggaaaaacaaaTGACGTGGGCGATACATACTAAAGCCGGGTTAACGGCGGATGTCACGTAGAAGGAAGATGTCATTTTTCATCACAAGCATCAAGGTGGGAGGCGCACGATCGACGAAAAAGAATGATAAATACGCCGAGTGACCCTGCCCTCCAAGCAGAGGGCGCCTTGACGATGCCAACGGGGGCTTTCGCTGTGTCGCCACATCGCTCGTAACTCATCTCAAGGCGGCTAGAGGGTATCGCCATTCGATGTCGCGTtgcaaaaatatgcttttcgACAACAGCTTAGAGAGCACATATGTAAGGGGGGTTGGCTTTCTGTTGTTGGGTGGATTGGGACCTCCGAATCTTCCCCAAAGAAAGGAAATGCGATAGATATCCCGGCAGCTGCGTCTGGCGACGACGCCACCGAAGTACGCGTTCAGAATTCGGAtccatgtgtttgtgtgtgttgttcaaGAAGTGAAGAGTTGAGCAGCACGGAAATTCCCCCGCACTGTTCCCGCGCACAAAGAGAAGGCGACTGGCTGCCGTACGCTCGGTTAAGATCGCATCGTCAAGGTAGGGAAAACACCGGTGTACGCGCCCAACAATCGGTAGCAGACATGTACACGCGGTTGCAGAGTTGCCGCAGGCTGGTGGGAAAGCAGATGTTcacgtttttccatttttggaGGACACATGGCCACATTATGGTTTTCGGGTGGGGCGTGCAAGAGCCGCGGCGacgcgaaaacaaaaaacagaagaaaaaaaaaaacaaaacaccccgCGAGAGGAGCGCCCGAAacggtttaaaaataaaaacctccGCATGCTCCGGAGGAGCCACTGTCGCGCGTACGCTTGTGCGGGGACGCGTGAGGACTTGTATGCGCACCGCGCAACACGCAAGGTATAATTGCACCCCGGTGCGCTGGGGCCTGTCAGCACCCGGTGCATGAAGTTTCGATCGAGTTGAAGGGATTTCTGTGCTCGCTGCTACCTTTGTTTTGGGGATGTTTagaagcgttttttttggttgtgccacacacacacatcacaaaaGAACTGGCGACAGTTGCCTCTTTGTGTGACAATTATTGctgagcatgtgtgtgtgtgagatgcGACTGGGAGGAACAGAGTGTATCTTTGTTAACCTGCGCCAGGCACGGAGGTCTTGGGCGGCGGTGTCCGAACTGGAGGTATGACGCGCTGGTGGACGCGAGTCAGGAAATGTGCGGCCATACGGCGGCTGCTTCAATTGCCGATTCACGGTTAATCAAGATGTTCGCTCGCTTGGCAAAGAAAGGCAAAGAGAACCCCCGGTTCCTGGACGCATCTGTTTTTGCTTGGAGCTTAAGAACCCGGACTCTTGGTTGGCTTGCCGAGTGGACTGAGCAGGCGAACGGGACAAAGAAACGGAAAACGCCATCGGGAGGGGAAACGCGCCGAACATTGAGGGCTGGAGATGAAGGGTGTTCACTGCGTGACGGCTTAAGGTGATAGCAGAACACAGCCAGCCAGACAgctcgtgagtgtgtgtgtgtgtgtgtgtgtgtgtgtgtacaaggTAACGGCTTGAACGGGGAAGGATGGGGGTACGGTTGCACGAACTGGCGAAGGTTGCGCTCGTGAATcacagggaggggggggggggggggtagctGAGTGGACAGTGCAAGGAGTCACCAGGGGCTGGGGAGGAAAATCAAAGATGCCCGCGTAACGGGGCGGCTGAAGTGCTCGTTGAGACTTCGTGCGAGACTTCGACTTCGATCGGTTCAACCTTTTCGAGCGTTCAAGCGTTCTAAGCGCGCCATAGCGGTGTTGGAATTCGTGGAAAAGGCGTAGTTTGAGCAGCAACTAACGTGATAATTTAAAAGTAGCAGCAGacgcaacaacacaaaaaatatgGGCATAATCTACGAAGTGCTCGAATTCTTTGTGTAACGGATGAGACCGAGGGTCGTGGACCGAGGGTAGTGCACCGTCTGGCGGTTGAAGCACGGGAGGAATTAGAAGAGACATTGGGGAGACATTCAGAAGGGGCATAAGAGGCAGTCCATAATCCGGGATCGATTTCAGTGCATTATGAGAAGTTATAGCTAGCGCGCGGTAGTGCCCGGGCTATAGATGTACATCTTGGTCGTATGTTAAGCACATTCACATCTACGACAGGTACCGGCAGCTCCTATCTTAGCACTGCTTCGCTACACTTCAGGAATGCCTAGACTGGATACGAGTAGTTGGGATATGCCCACCCGTAAAGTAGAGTGCGTGAACAGAACTTACCGCATCGGCCGACGGTGCGTGATGCATCTCGTGCCGCTCCAGCTGATCCCGACTGGCGAACGTGGTCGGACACTGGGCACACTCGTACACGGCCAGCTCGGCACCGCCCTCCTTCGCGGTGGTGCCACCGGTCGGCAGGCTCGGCCCGCTGCTCgagttgctgctgccgtccTGCGCCGGGCTGATCACCATCGATCGCGGCCCGTATGACCGGTCGGCCGCCGGTACGGTTTGCGGGGCCAGCCCCGCCATCAGCAGATCCCGCGGCGAGCTGCCTCCCTGGGCCACCTCtagctcctcctcctcgtcctcccgGTCGTCGACTAGCTGGGCCAGCtggtgcttctgctgctggagctgcagCAGGCTGCCACACTTGGCCTGGAGCCGGCTGCCGACCAGATCGCCGGTGGCCCGTGCGCCCGCCACCGCGCTGGCCGCGAGCGAATCGAGCGGGGCCGGCAGGGGCGACACGGCCTCCGGATCGACGTGATGTTCGTCCTCCTCCGCCATGcgctcgtcgtcctcgtcctctacgtcgtcttcgtcgtcgtcgtccggtGCGCTAGTATCGGTCGGGAACTTTGCCCTCCGGCCGTTCGGGCAGCCGCTGTGATTAAGCTGAATGTGTTCTTTCAGTGCCTGAACGATGAACCGAGCCGGGGCCATGGGTGGGAGGGTGGATGAAGCAACCAAAGAGAGAAAACAGAAAGGAAAAACCATAAGTTGAGTGAGTGCGTTTGTGCTATGGGGAGAGTGTTGTAAATGGAGTTGTGCGCCAGTCACCACGTTGGACCACGTTCACGGGGGGCAATATTGCTTGTAAATGTGGGCATTAGTCATGGAAATTATGACTCATCGGGCATTTCGCTCGTGTCCACAGTGTagatgtgtgcatgtgtgtgtctcaATTTGATAGGTTCCTTTGATCGAACCATGAGTCATGA is part of the Anopheles gambiae chromosome X, idAnoGambNW_F1_1, whole genome shotgun sequence genome and harbors:
- the LOC1272369 gene encoding zinc finger protein 1 → MVSCSVAVSTYYNAEGSIMPSSTKFSLQFPSLPSGLPKDSENDALADSDCCVQCPQCHQTVQGIEALKEHIQLNHSGCPNGRRAKFPTDTSAPDDDDEDDVEDEDDERMAEEDEHHVDPEAVSPLPAPLDSLAASAVAGARATGDLVGSRLQAKCGSLLQLQQQKHQLAQLVDDREDEEEELEVAQGGSSPRDLLMAGLAPQTVPAADRSYGPRSMVISPAQDGSSNSSSGPSLPTGGTTAKEGGAELAVYECAQCPTTFASRDQLERHEMHHAPSADASCKVCNKPFANVYRLQRHMISHDESSQRRKFKCNECDKAFKFKHHLKEHKRIHSGEKPFVCPNCGKRFSHSGSYSSHMTSKKCINMGIRLNHNNNNNNNNSSSHNNNNNNSTSHNNNSSNNSGSGSDSNHRSPQYPFHGGNGFTGIPNGHPGAIGAGGLGRSPIGLRPQAALHRDLDIAGRLRLVTSPSPTSSCSSATKHELDAIGPQPGGVDPLLLTKIQQASWLAVAMHNMQAMWDPNVLRLFDQFQQQPQSTSSSTDSETHEPMEDGLHQQQHQQQHQQGPPQPPPPPPATTSLLGDEDEQRPESARRPVSSIDVVTMPEGVAQQNPSERMEIDEEEEEHEEDESCAEEKVEVVMGSSTAGSRQSPAAFHEDALQKITDNGSAVEEQNGEESSHQPQKSEYPEEQQSAESKLILPLLPKQEPLDEPAMESTNSMESQQHQQQQQQQQQQTQEQLTSSVSHDTLSVVKDEPSEETAIDPSLELSDEPKLNERDMERAHYSSPSAASSLSPSVSTALLHCIYCSEEFATEPEMLQHARMFCKRSLLLNPFMSASGALAQTGNGVPPGTIAGGGGISSSSSGNSSNSSCSDDDTDYDTVALKGDCGGAYGLHGGMAGGALGVGGAHGGPGGSGKVRVRTSISEEQQNELKKYYARNSKPSRDEFQAIAQHVKMEARVVQVWFQNNRSRERKMGVTGGSGGVGVGRQYAAGGGQAGGQTVAPAGTPNSPLHADRAPSVVTGQDATGDQPLDLSVKKGLLTVGEALLSAATNSQAAATALAAGSLPAVLLQADTMSALNEAINLSIKASCSPTAYFYHDIHPIHGVTAGPQAHAMLGLGTGLPRDTPSPQDGRGQHTAAPSLPSQPSPHAYGKYPPMHGLHPPHHPASLAGMDQLFRKFSPKLSAAVSTAATTGTMVGRASLSPGALDMMPDETGASYYGAFPDKKHLLQSMLNVPKRMGAGYGLGGGAGNGAATGAGGKDAGSLAHPAPDAEGQYVCDQCDKTFSKHSSLQRHKYEHSGQRPYKCMECPKAFKHKHHLTEHKRLHSGEKPFQCCKCLKRFSHSGSYSQHMNHRYSYCKPYREGK